The following coding sequences are from one Oryzias melastigma strain HK-1 linkage group LG20, ASM292280v2, whole genome shotgun sequence window:
- the LOC112151635 gene encoding Na(+)/H(+) exchange regulatory cofactor NHE-RF3 isoform X2, translating into MFNSEGCKGRRAAHLLIVRSLSELCPFADRHRPEDSLRTPRHPPQAFRMDRPRFTFNPKEGIDNPALVISDDPEPDPTITPRLCLLKRVECQTFGFHLRLDRTGQGYEITNVEPWSPAEQSGLQAEDRLLEVNEENVDNMEFHQVVRKIQSCGTHLFLLVLRKEECDQAVQMGVDLQTLCRASKGDSWSRSRLCHVRRDPEQGLGMSFSQTNGGWGRFSVSTVTDGAAEKAGVRTRDLLVWINGVSASALTLASLCRMVNKSGDPVTVLVIEPGSVSSYIRRKIPIFPELAENVNLPHTAKTMRLERRSDGYGFLLRQERVKSPQRTAHVLREVDPGSAAEDAGMKDGDVLLAVNEEPVEELEHEEVVNRIRASGDRVTLISISVEGRWFYRTLGISPLLFLEDSASPTCTQTVVAGPKTASCDLDKGDPWLDSHSNHQRVFKRKTSQRRQDVLW; encoded by the exons GCATTCAGGATGGACCGTCCACG ATTTACCTTCAACCCAAAGGAAGGGATTGATAACCCAGCTCTGGTCATCAGTGATGATCCAG AGCCTGATCCAACCATTACACCCAGATTGTGCCTTCTAAAGCGCGTGGAGTGCCAGACCTTTGGGTTCCACCTGCGACTGGATCGGACCGGCCAAGGCTATGAGATCACAAATGTGGAACCTTGGAGTCCTGCCGAGCAGAGCGGCCTCCAGGCTGAAGACCGGCTGCTGGAGGTGAATGAGGAAAATGTGGACAACATGGAATTTCATCAG GTGGTGAGAAAGATCCAGTCGTGTGGAACACACCTGTTCCTTTTGGTGCTTCGGAAAGAGGAATGTGATCAG GCGGTGCAGATGGGCGTGGACCTGCAGACACTCTGCAGAGCCTCCAAAGGGGACAGCTGGTCCAGGTCCAGACTGTGTCACGTCAGGAGAGATCCTGAACAGGGCTTGGGGATGAGCTTCAGCCAAACTAACG GTGGATGGGGTCGCTTCTCGGTGAGCACAGTCACAGATGGGGCTGCAGAAAAAGCTGGAGTCCGCACCAGAGACCTGCTGGTGTGGATCAACGGCGTCTCAGCATCAGCGCTCACGCTGGCTTCGCTCTGTAGAATG GTAAACAAGAGCGGCGACCCTGTGACCGTCCTGGTCATCGAGCCTGGCAGTGTGTCTTCCTACATTAGGAGGAAAATTCCCATCTTCCCTGAGCTGGCAGAAAACGTCAACCTGCCCCACACCGCCAAGACCATGCGTCTTGAGAGGAGGAGTGATGGATACGGCTTCCTGCTAAGACAGGAGAGGGTGAAGAGCCCACAGAGGACAG CCCATGTGCTCAGAGAAGTGGATCCTGGCAGCGCTGCCGAGGACGCAGGGATGAAGGATGGAGACGTGCTGCTTGCCGTAAACGAGGAACccgtggaggagctggagcatGAAGAGGTGGTCAATAGGATTCGAGCCAGCGGGGACAGAGTCACTCTCATCTCCATCTCTGTTGAAGGACGGTGGTTCTACAGAACA CTGGGCATTTCTCCACTCTTGTTCCTCGAAGACTCTGCTTCACCCACCTGCACCCAAACGGTAGTAGCTGGTCCTAAAACGGCATCATGTGACCTGGACAAAGGGGACCCATGGTTGGACTCTCACTCAAATCATCAAAGAGTCTTCAAAAGAAAG acaTCACAGAGGCGACAAGATGTTCTGTGGTGA
- the LOC112151635 gene encoding Na(+)/H(+) exchange regulatory cofactor NHE-RF3 isoform X1 has translation MFNSEGCKGRRAAHLLIVRSLSELCPFADRHRPEDSLRTPRHPPQAFRMDRPRFTFNPKEGIDNPALVISDDPEPDPTITPRLCLLKRVECQTFGFHLRLDRTGQGYEITNVEPWSPAEQSGLQAEDRLLEVNEENVDNMEFHQVVRKIQSCGTHLFLLVLRKEECDQAVQMGVDLQTLCRASKGDSWSRSRLCHVRRDPEQGLGMSFSQTNAGGWGRFSVSTVTDGAAEKAGVRTRDLLVWINGVSASALTLASLCRMVNKSGDPVTVLVIEPGSVSSYIRRKIPIFPELAENVNLPHTAKTMRLERRSDGYGFLLRQERVKSPQRTAHVLREVDPGSAAEDAGMKDGDVLLAVNEEPVEELEHEEVVNRIRASGDRVTLISISVEGRWFYRTLGISPLLFLEDSASPTCTQTVVAGPKTASCDLDKGDPWLDSHSNHQRVFKRKTSQRRQDVLW, from the exons GCATTCAGGATGGACCGTCCACG ATTTACCTTCAACCCAAAGGAAGGGATTGATAACCCAGCTCTGGTCATCAGTGATGATCCAG AGCCTGATCCAACCATTACACCCAGATTGTGCCTTCTAAAGCGCGTGGAGTGCCAGACCTTTGGGTTCCACCTGCGACTGGATCGGACCGGCCAAGGCTATGAGATCACAAATGTGGAACCTTGGAGTCCTGCCGAGCAGAGCGGCCTCCAGGCTGAAGACCGGCTGCTGGAGGTGAATGAGGAAAATGTGGACAACATGGAATTTCATCAG GTGGTGAGAAAGATCCAGTCGTGTGGAACACACCTGTTCCTTTTGGTGCTTCGGAAAGAGGAATGTGATCAG GCGGTGCAGATGGGCGTGGACCTGCAGACACTCTGCAGAGCCTCCAAAGGGGACAGCTGGTCCAGGTCCAGACTGTGTCACGTCAGGAGAGATCCTGAACAGGGCTTGGGGATGAGCTTCAGCCAAACTAACG CAGGTGGATGGGGTCGCTTCTCGGTGAGCACAGTCACAGATGGGGCTGCAGAAAAAGCTGGAGTCCGCACCAGAGACCTGCTGGTGTGGATCAACGGCGTCTCAGCATCAGCGCTCACGCTGGCTTCGCTCTGTAGAATG GTAAACAAGAGCGGCGACCCTGTGACCGTCCTGGTCATCGAGCCTGGCAGTGTGTCTTCCTACATTAGGAGGAAAATTCCCATCTTCCCTGAGCTGGCAGAAAACGTCAACCTGCCCCACACCGCCAAGACCATGCGTCTTGAGAGGAGGAGTGATGGATACGGCTTCCTGCTAAGACAGGAGAGGGTGAAGAGCCCACAGAGGACAG CCCATGTGCTCAGAGAAGTGGATCCTGGCAGCGCTGCCGAGGACGCAGGGATGAAGGATGGAGACGTGCTGCTTGCCGTAAACGAGGAACccgtggaggagctggagcatGAAGAGGTGGTCAATAGGATTCGAGCCAGCGGGGACAGAGTCACTCTCATCTCCATCTCTGTTGAAGGACGGTGGTTCTACAGAACA CTGGGCATTTCTCCACTCTTGTTCCTCGAAGACTCTGCTTCACCCACCTGCACCCAAACGGTAGTAGCTGGTCCTAAAACGGCATCATGTGACCTGGACAAAGGGGACCCATGGTTGGACTCTCACTCAAATCATCAAAGAGTCTTCAAAAGAAAG acaTCACAGAGGCGACAAGATGTTCTGTGGTGA
- the LOC112151635 gene encoding Na(+)/H(+) exchange regulatory cofactor NHE-RF3 isoform X3, with product MLLLPQKTNFLQPLHCPVAAPVLTHCHAVVPTGIQDGPSTEGIDNPALVISDDPEPDPTITPRLCLLKRVECQTFGFHLRLDRTGQGYEITNVEPWSPAEQSGLQAEDRLLEVNEENVDNMEFHQVVRKIQSCGTHLFLLVLRKEECDQAVQMGVDLQTLCRASKGDSWSRSRLCHVRRDPEQGLGMSFSQTNAGGWGRFSVSTVTDGAAEKAGVRTRDLLVWINGVSASALTLASLCRMVNKSGDPVTVLVIEPGSVSSYIRRKIPIFPELAENVNLPHTAKTMRLERRSDGYGFLLRQERVKSPQRTAHVLREVDPGSAAEDAGMKDGDVLLAVNEEPVEELEHEEVVNRIRASGDRVTLISISVEGRWFYRTLGISPLLFLEDSASPTCTQTVVAGPKTASCDLDKGDPWLDSHSNHQRVFKRKTSQRRQDVLW from the exons ATGTTGTTGTTgccccaaaaaacaaatttcctgCAGCCTTTACATTGTCCTGTTGCGGCTCCTGTCCTGACCCACTGTCATGCTGTTGTTCCCACAGGCATTCAGGATGGACCGTCCACG GAAGGGATTGATAACCCAGCTCTGGTCATCAGTGATGATCCAG AGCCTGATCCAACCATTACACCCAGATTGTGCCTTCTAAAGCGCGTGGAGTGCCAGACCTTTGGGTTCCACCTGCGACTGGATCGGACCGGCCAAGGCTATGAGATCACAAATGTGGAACCTTGGAGTCCTGCCGAGCAGAGCGGCCTCCAGGCTGAAGACCGGCTGCTGGAGGTGAATGAGGAAAATGTGGACAACATGGAATTTCATCAG GTGGTGAGAAAGATCCAGTCGTGTGGAACACACCTGTTCCTTTTGGTGCTTCGGAAAGAGGAATGTGATCAG GCGGTGCAGATGGGCGTGGACCTGCAGACACTCTGCAGAGCCTCCAAAGGGGACAGCTGGTCCAGGTCCAGACTGTGTCACGTCAGGAGAGATCCTGAACAGGGCTTGGGGATGAGCTTCAGCCAAACTAACG CAGGTGGATGGGGTCGCTTCTCGGTGAGCACAGTCACAGATGGGGCTGCAGAAAAAGCTGGAGTCCGCACCAGAGACCTGCTGGTGTGGATCAACGGCGTCTCAGCATCAGCGCTCACGCTGGCTTCGCTCTGTAGAATG GTAAACAAGAGCGGCGACCCTGTGACCGTCCTGGTCATCGAGCCTGGCAGTGTGTCTTCCTACATTAGGAGGAAAATTCCCATCTTCCCTGAGCTGGCAGAAAACGTCAACCTGCCCCACACCGCCAAGACCATGCGTCTTGAGAGGAGGAGTGATGGATACGGCTTCCTGCTAAGACAGGAGAGGGTGAAGAGCCCACAGAGGACAG CCCATGTGCTCAGAGAAGTGGATCCTGGCAGCGCTGCCGAGGACGCAGGGATGAAGGATGGAGACGTGCTGCTTGCCGTAAACGAGGAACccgtggaggagctggagcatGAAGAGGTGGTCAATAGGATTCGAGCCAGCGGGGACAGAGTCACTCTCATCTCCATCTCTGTTGAAGGACGGTGGTTCTACAGAACA CTGGGCATTTCTCCACTCTTGTTCCTCGAAGACTCTGCTTCACCCACCTGCACCCAAACGGTAGTAGCTGGTCCTAAAACGGCATCATGTGACCTGGACAAAGGGGACCCATGGTTGGACTCTCACTCAAATCATCAAAGAGTCTTCAAAAGAAAG acaTCACAGAGGCGACAAGATGTTCTGTGGTGA